The Pseudomonas pergaminensis nucleotide sequence GTTTTTCAGGCCGTGGGCGGCAAAAGCGCCGAGGGCAACACCGGTAAAGCCGAAAAACGCGGCCAGCATCAGAAAGCTTCGCAGCATGAGGAACTCCAGTCAGACTCAAAGGGCCGGGTCTGTATAATGGCCCGCTCAACGGGTTCGGCCAAGCCATCTCTATGCTGCGTCTCCTCTTCAAACGCTTTCTCAACGTCGTGAAATGGTTTGCCATCGGCAGTGTGCTGCTGGTGCTGCTGTTTCGTGTCGTCCCGCCGCCCTTCACCGCGCTGATGGTGGAGCGCAAGGTCGAATCCTGGTTCGACGGCGAACCCATTGACCTGCAGCGCAGCTGGGTGCCGTGGGACGAGATCTCCGATGACCTCAAAGTGGCGGTGATGGCCGGTGAAGACCAGCGTTTCCCGCAGCATTGGGGTTTTGACTTCGGCGCAATCCAGGCCGCCATCCTGCACAACGAGCGCGGCGGCTCGATTCGCGGCGCCAGTACATTGAGCCAGCAGGTGTCGAAAAACCTGTTCCTGTGGGCCGGCCGCAGTTATTTGCGCAAAGGCCTGGAGGCGTGGTTCACCGGGTTGATCGAGGTGCTGTGGCCCAAGCAACGGATCCTTGAGGTGTACCTCAACAGCGTGGAGTGGGATGAAGGTGTGTTCGGCGCGGAAGCGGCGGCGCGGCATCACTTTGGGGTGAGTGCCAAGGGATTATCGCGACAGCAGGCCAGCTATTTGGCTGCTGTACTGCCTAACCCGAGGGTGTGGAGCGCCAGTCACCCGACGGCGTATGTGGCGAGGCGAGCGGCTTGGATTCGCCAGCAGATGAGCCAGTTGGGTGGGGATGGGTATCTGGTTGAGCTGAACAACTCACGCAAAGCACCCTGGTCCGACTGACTCCCCGCGGTTCCTGTGGGAGCCGGCTTGCCTGCGATAGCGGTGGGTCAGTCAACAATTGTTTTGGCTGACACGGCCTCATCGCAGGCAAGCCAGCTCCCACCTTAAATCGAGTTGACCTGAGACTCTTTGAGCACAAACAAAAATGCCCCGATCTTCCGATCGGGGCATTTTTTTATCTTTTCGCAGCGTTTTAGGCGGCGATCGACAATTTCAGCTTGTTCATCGCGCTTTTCTCGAGCTGACGAATCCGCTCGGCCGACACGTTGTACTTCTGCGCCAGGTCGTGCAGCGTGGCTTTTTCTTCTGCCAGCCAGCGCTGGTAGAGGATGTCACGGCTGCGGTCGTCCAGCACTTCCAGCGCTTCATGCAGGTTGTGGTTGGAGTTGTCGCTCCAGTCGGCGTCTTCCAGTTGACGCGCCGGGTCGTACCGGTGGTCTTCCAGGTAGTTGGCCGGCGATTGGAAGGCGCTGTCGTCGTCCGCTTCGGCGGCCGGGTCGAAGGCCATGTCATGGCCAGTCAGGCGGCTTTCCATCTCGCGCACTTCACGAGGTTCCACGCCCAGGCTTTCGGCTACACGGTGAACTTCCTCGTTATTCAGCCACGCCAGGCGTTTTTTCTGGCTGCGCAGGTTGAAGAACAGCTTGCGCTGGGCCTTGGTGGTCGCGACTTTCACAATGCGCCAGTTGCGCAGGATGAACTCGTGGATTTCCGCCTTGATCCAGTGCACGGCAAACGACACCAAGCGCACACCCATTTCAGGGTTGAAGCGCTTTACCGCCTTCATCAGGCCGACGTTGCCTTCCTGGATCAGGTCAGCCTGGGCCAGGCCGTAGCCGCTGTAGCTACGGGCAATATGTACAACAAAACGCAGGTGGGCGAGCACCATCTGCCGAGCCGCCCCCAAATCCTGCTCATAGTAGAGACTCTCGGCCAGTTCACGCTCCTGCTCGGGCGTCAGCAATGGAATGCTGTTTACCGTGTGCACATAGGCTTCCAGGTTCGCACCCGGGACCAAGGCATAAGCAGGTTGCAAAGAAGTGGTCATACGAAAAAACCTCCGACTCACATAACTCGTGCAGTGAAGCACTGCGAAAATTGACCGGGAACCGTAGGACAAGTTCCCTAAACCACCGATACGGTCAATACAAACGAAACCACATTAATCTGACATTAACTACTTCGGTGCCAGCTCACGTAAATGCCGTGCGACCGCAATCCAAGCACCGATATACCCCAACAACACCGCGCCAAGCAAGAGACTCAGACCATCGGCTACCGGCACACCGGCCAGCGCGAAATCACTGCCGTAGAGTCCGGCCAGCCCGACAACCGCGTCGTTCAGCCAGTCTAGGCCAAATGCCAGCACGCCCCAGGACAAAACCCCGGCACCGAAGCCATAAAGCGCGCCCATGTACAGAAAAGGACGACGCACATAGCTGTCCGTGCCGCCGACCAGTTTAATCACTTCTATCTCGGTGCGACGGTTTTCAATATGAAGACGAATGGTATTACCTATCACCAAAAGTAATGCAGACACCAACAGCACGGTCAAACCGAACACAAACCGGTCGCCCAGCTTGAGGATCGCCGCCAGGCGCTCTACCCAGACTAGATCAAGTTGCGCCTGCTGCACCTTGGGCATCTCTGCGAGTTTTTGTCGCAGGGCTTCCAGCGCCGGCTTGTCGACTTCATTCGGCGTCACCAGTACCACGCCCGGCAGCGGGTTCTGCGGCAGCTCTTTAAGCGCCTCGCCCAGGCCGGATTGTTGCTGGAACTCTTCAAGGGCCTGGTCGCGGCTGATGTACTCGGCATCCGCCACACCTGGGATGTTCTTGATGTCGTCGCGCAGCGCTTCGCCGTCTTTGGCGCTGGCGTCGATGTTCAGGTACAGCGAGATCTGCGCTGCACGCTGCCAGGAACCGCCCAGGCGCTCCACATTATTAAGCAGCAGCGACAGGCCCATCGGCAGGCTCAAGGCCACTGCCATCACCAGGCAGGTGAAAAAGCTGCCGATCGGTTGCTTGCCCAGGCGGCGCAGGCTGTCGAGCAGGCTGGCGCGATGGCTTTCGATCCAGGCGCGCAGCAAGGTGCTGAAGTCCGGGCCGTCGTCATCATGATCGTGTTTTTTCTTCTGCGGTTGCGGGTCGGCCGGTTTCGGCGCCACGCGCTCGGAGACTTTAGGGCTGCGTGTAGCACTCATACGCCGGCCTCCCCGTCACCGATCAGGCGGCCGCGCTGCAGGGTCAGCATGCGATGGCGCATGCGGGCGATCAGCGCCAGGTCGTGACTGGCGATCAGCACGCTGGTGCCCAGGCGGTTGATGTCTTCGAACACGCCCATGATCTCGGCCGCCAGGCGCGGGTCGAGGTTACCGGTAGGTTCGTCCGCCAGCAGCAAGGCCGGGCGGTGGACGATGGCGCGGGCGATGCCAACGCGCTGTTGCTGGCCAGTGGAGAGGTCGCCGGGGTACAGGTCGGTCTTGTCCGACAGCGCCACGCGCTCCAAGGCCGAATCCACGCGCTTGACGATCTCGGCCTTGGACAGCCCGAGGATCTGCAACGGCAGCGCCACGTTGTTGAACACGGTGCGATCAAACAGCAGTTGGTGATTCTGGAACACCACGCCGATCTGCCGGCGCAGGAACGGGATCTGCGCATTGCTGATGGTTGCCAGGTCCTGCCCGGCCAGCAGCAGTTTGCCGGTGGTCGGGCGTTCCATGGCCAGCAGCAGGCGCAGCAACGTACTTTTACCGGCACCCGAATGGCCGGTGACAAACAAGAACTCGCCCCGCCGCACTCGAAAGCTCAGCTCATGCAAGCCGACATGCCCGTTGGCATAGCGTTTACCGACCTGTTCGAATCGAATCATGAACGCTCCCGCTCGGCAAACAGTGCCTGTACAAAGGGTTCGGCTTCAAAGGTGCGCAGGTCGTCGATGCCTTCACCGACGCCGATATAACGAATCGGCAACCCGAACTGTTTGGCCAGGGCGAAAATCACACCGCCCTTGGCCGTGCCGTCGAGCTTAGTCAATGCCAGGCCGGTCAGTTGCACCGTCTGGTTGAATTGTTTGGCCTGGCTGATAGCGTTCTGGCCCGTACCGGCGTCCAGCACCAACAGAACCTCGTGCGGAGCGTCTGCGTCGAGCTTGCCGATCACGCGACGGACTTTCTTCAGCTCTTCCATCAGGTTGTCTTTGGTGTGCAGGCGACCGGCGGTATCGGCGATCAGCACATCAATGTTGCGGGCCTTGGCGGCTTGCACTGCATCGAAGATCACCGAGGCGGAATCGGCGCCGGTGTGCTGGGCGATGACCGGGATCTTGTTGCGCTCGCCCCAGACCTGCAGTTGTTCAACTGCGGCGGCACGGAAGGTGTCACCCGCCGCCAGCATGACCTTCTTGCCTTCGGACTGCAGCTTTTTGGCCAGCTTGCCGATGGTGGTGGTCTTGCCGGCGCCGTTGACGCCCACCACCAGGATCACGAATGGCTTCTTCGGCGTGATCACCAGGGGTGCTTCCACCGGCTTGAGCATGGCGGCCAACTCGGCCTGCAGGGATTTGTACAACGCGTCAGCGTCGGTCAACTGCTTGCGCGCGACCTTCTGGGTGAGGCTCTGGATGATCACTGCGGTGGCTTCAACGCCCACGTCGGCGGTAAGCAGGCGGGTTTCGATGTCTTCCAGCAGTTCGTCGTCGATGACCTTTTTGCCCAGGAACAGGCTGGCCATGCCTTCGCCGATACTGGCGCTGGTCTTGCTCAGGCCTTGCTTGAGGCGGGCGAAGAAGCCGGTCTTGCTGGTCTCGGCAGGCGCGACAGGTTCTTCGATAACGGCGGGAGCGGCTATTACTGGCTCGATCGCCACCGGTGCGGGAGCTGGCGCTTCAACGACCACCGGCTGCGGCTCAATGACCACCGGAATCGGCGGCACCACGTGCTCGGCCTGCACATCTTCAACCAGTGCCACGGGCTCTTCGGCCACCGGCAGTTCCGGCCACGGCTTGTGCTCGGGCTGCGGCTCGGGTTCAGGCTCAACCTCGGCGACCGGCTGCAAAACCGGTTCGGCCATCGGCAACACCACGGGTGCCGGGGTTTCGGCTTCTACTATAGGCTCGGGGATCGGTTCGGCTTGAACCTGTGGCTGTTCGTCGACGGTTTCCTGCGGCTTTTTGCGCAGCCATCCGAACAGGCCTTTTTTCTCGCCAGCCGCAGCTGGGGTCTTCTTGTCGTCGTTGGAACCAAACATGGAGACGGCTATCTCAAGGTAGCGACGCACCAAGGGGCGCGCCGGTAAATAAAATTCGATGCGTAACAGACTGTTTTTTAGCCAGCTCGTTCATGCGCAACATTTCGTAAGGCCTAAAACGGCCTCAACACGACTGCCGCAGTGGCCGTCCTTAAATCCGATCAGTATCCTAGCACCTCCTCGCCCGCCGACGCTAAGACCAAGCGGGCAGCCCAACAGGTTTAAAAACGAATGAATGCTCTAGCCCGCCGCGCCGCAGGCCTGCTGTTCAGCACAGTTTGTCTGCCTCTTTCAGCTCTGGCTGCCGACCCACAACCCACCCACGAATTCACCCTGGACAACGGCCTCAAGGTCGTCGTGCGCGAAGATCATCGCGCGCCGGTGGTGGTTTCCCAGGTCTGGTACAAGGTCGGTTCGAGCTACGAAACCCCGGGCCAGACCGGTTTGTCCCACGCCCTGGAGCACATGATGTTCAAGGGCAGCGCCAAGGTCGGCCCCGGCGAAGCCTCGCTGATCCTGCGCGACCTGGGCGCGGAAGAGAACGCCTTCACCAGCGATGACTACACCGCTTACTACCAGGTGCTGGCCCGCGACCGCCTGGGCGTTGCCTTCGAGCTGGAAGCCGACCGCATGGCCAGCCTGCGCCTGCCCGCCGATGAATTCAGCCGCGAGATCGAGGTAATCAAGGAAGAGCGCCGCCTGCGCACCGACGACAACCCGATGTCCAAGGCCTACGAGCGCTTCAAGGCCATGGCATTCCCGGCCAGTGGCTACCACACGCCGACCATCGGCTGGATGGCCGACCTGGACCGCATGAAAGTCGAAGAGCTGCGCCACTGGTACCAATCCTGGTACGTCCCGAACAACGCCACCCTGGTGGTGGTCGGCGATGTCACCCCGGACGAGGTGAAGAACCTGGCCAATCGCTACTTCGGCCCTATCCCCAAGCGCGACGTGCCACCGGCGAAGATCCCAATGGAACTGGCCGAGCCCGGCGAGCGCCTGCTGACCCTGCATGTGCAAACCCAACTGCCGAGCGTAATGCTGGGCTTCAACGTCCCTGGCCTGGCCACCGCCGAAGACAAGCGTTCGGTGCAAGCCCTGCGCCTGATCTCGGCCCTGCTGGACGGCGGCTACAGCGCTCGTATCTCCGAGCAGTTGGAGCGCGGTGAAGAGCTGGTCTCTGCCGCGTCGACCAACTATGACGCCTATACCCGCGGTGACACCCTGTTCATGCTGTCCGCCACGCCGAACCAGCAGAAGAAAAAGACCGTCGCCCAAGCCGAAGCCGGCCTGTGGCGCCTGCTGGAAGAGCTGAAGGCCAAGCCACCGACCGCCGAAGAGCTGGAACGCATCCGCGCCCAGGTCATTGCCGGCCTGGTCTACCAGCGTGACTCCATCACCAGCCAGGCCACGGCCATTGGCTCCCTGGAGACCGTTGGCCTGTCCTGGAAGTTGATGGACACCGAACTGGCCGACCTGCAAAGCGTGACCCCGGAAGATATCCAGAAAGCCGCGCGCACCTATTTCACTCGCGAACGTCTCAGCGTCGCCCATGTTCTGCCTCAGGAGACCGCTCATGAGTGATCGCAAAAGCAGCCGCCTGTTCTTCCCCGGCCTGGTCGTCGTCACCCTGATCGCCGCCAGCGCCGTGTACTTCCTGCGCCCGAGCGACTCCGTGGCCAGCCCGGCATTGGAAAAAGCCCAATCGAGCAACACACTGCAATCCCTGGCGGAACTGGACGGCAAGGCGCCGACCAACCGCAAGCTCGACGTGCAAACCTGGACCACCGCCGAAGGCGCCAAGGTGCTGTTCGTCGAAGCCCATGAACTGCCGATGTTCGACGTGCGCATCCTGTTCGCCGCCGGCAGCAGCCAGGACGGCAACGTACCGGGCCTGGCGCTGATGACCAACGCCATGCTCAACGAAGGCGTGCCGGGCAAGGATGTGAGCCAGATCGCCCGCGACTTCGAAGGCCTGGGTGCGGACTTTGGCAATGGCGCGTACCGCGACATGGC carries:
- the mtgA gene encoding monofunctional biosynthetic peptidoglycan transglycosylase; amino-acid sequence: MLRLLFKRFLNVVKWFAIGSVLLVLLFRVVPPPFTALMVERKVESWFDGEPIDLQRSWVPWDEISDDLKVAVMAGEDQRFPQHWGFDFGAIQAAILHNERGGSIRGASTLSQQVSKNLFLWAGRSYLRKGLEAWFTGLIEVLWPKQRILEVYLNSVEWDEGVFGAEAAARHHFGVSAKGLSRQQASYLAAVLPNPRVWSASHPTAYVARRAAWIRQQMSQLGGDGYLVELNNSRKAPWSD
- the rpoH gene encoding RNA polymerase sigma factor RpoH, translated to MTTSLQPAYALVPGANLEAYVHTVNSIPLLTPEQERELAESLYYEQDLGAARQMVLAHLRFVVHIARSYSGYGLAQADLIQEGNVGLMKAVKRFNPEMGVRLVSFAVHWIKAEIHEFILRNWRIVKVATTKAQRKLFFNLRSQKKRLAWLNNEEVHRVAESLGVEPREVREMESRLTGHDMAFDPAAEADDDSAFQSPANYLEDHRYDPARQLEDADWSDNSNHNLHEALEVLDDRSRDILYQRWLAEEKATLHDLAQKYNVSAERIRQLEKSAMNKLKLSIAA
- the ftsX gene encoding permease-like cell division protein FtsX → MSATRSPKVSERVAPKPADPQPQKKKHDHDDDGPDFSTLLRAWIESHRASLLDSLRRLGKQPIGSFFTCLVMAVALSLPMGLSLLLNNVERLGGSWQRAAQISLYLNIDASAKDGEALRDDIKNIPGVADAEYISRDQALEEFQQQSGLGEALKELPQNPLPGVVLVTPNEVDKPALEALRQKLAEMPKVQQAQLDLVWVERLAAILKLGDRFVFGLTVLLVSALLLVIGNTIRLHIENRRTEIEVIKLVGGTDSYVRRPFLYMGALYGFGAGVLSWGVLAFGLDWLNDAVVGLAGLYGSDFALAGVPVADGLSLLLGAVLLGYIGAWIAVARHLRELAPK
- the ftsE gene encoding cell division ATP-binding protein FtsE, with amino-acid sequence MIRFEQVGKRYANGHVGLHELSFRVRRGEFLFVTGHSGAGKSTLLRLLLAMERPTTGKLLLAGQDLATISNAQIPFLRRQIGVVFQNHQLLFDRTVFNNVALPLQILGLSKAEIVKRVDSALERVALSDKTDLYPGDLSTGQQQRVGIARAIVHRPALLLADEPTGNLDPRLAAEIMGVFEDINRLGTSVLIASHDLALIARMRHRMLTLQRGRLIGDGEAGV
- the ftsY gene encoding signal recognition particle-docking protein FtsY, whose amino-acid sequence is MFGSNDDKKTPAAAGEKKGLFGWLRKKPQETVDEQPQVQAEPIPEPIVEAETPAPVVLPMAEPVLQPVAEVEPEPEPQPEHKPWPELPVAEEPVALVEDVQAEHVVPPIPVVIEPQPVVVEAPAPAPVAIEPVIAAPAVIEEPVAPAETSKTGFFARLKQGLSKTSASIGEGMASLFLGKKVIDDELLEDIETRLLTADVGVEATAVIIQSLTQKVARKQLTDADALYKSLQAELAAMLKPVEAPLVITPKKPFVILVVGVNGAGKTTTIGKLAKKLQSEGKKVMLAAGDTFRAAAVEQLQVWGERNKIPVIAQHTGADSASVIFDAVQAAKARNIDVLIADTAGRLHTKDNLMEELKKVRRVIGKLDADAPHEVLLVLDAGTGQNAISQAKQFNQTVQLTGLALTKLDGTAKGGVIFALAKQFGLPIRYIGVGEGIDDLRTFEAEPFVQALFAERERS
- a CDS encoding M16 family metallopeptidase, whose translation is MNALARRAAGLLFSTVCLPLSALAADPQPTHEFTLDNGLKVVVREDHRAPVVVSQVWYKVGSSYETPGQTGLSHALEHMMFKGSAKVGPGEASLILRDLGAEENAFTSDDYTAYYQVLARDRLGVAFELEADRMASLRLPADEFSREIEVIKEERRLRTDDNPMSKAYERFKAMAFPASGYHTPTIGWMADLDRMKVEELRHWYQSWYVPNNATLVVVGDVTPDEVKNLANRYFGPIPKRDVPPAKIPMELAEPGERLLTLHVQTQLPSVMLGFNVPGLATAEDKRSVQALRLISALLDGGYSARISEQLERGEELVSAASTNYDAYTRGDTLFMLSATPNQQKKKTVAQAEAGLWRLLEELKAKPPTAEELERIRAQVIAGLVYQRDSITSQATAIGSLETVGLSWKLMDTELADLQSVTPEDIQKAARTYFTRERLSVAHVLPQETAHE